The Gemmatimonadales bacterium sequence ATGGATGGCGGTCGCCTTGACGGTGACGACGACTTCGATGCCGCTCTCGAGGCCGAGCTCCGCGGCGGAGGCGGTGGTCACCGCGGCCGTCAATGGGCGGCCGGCGTCGAGATGGACGTAACTCACCGGCCCGACCCGTTCCACGCGGCTCACGACGGCAGGGAATCGGTTCCGCGCCGAGCCGGTCATCGGTTCGCGGCTGAGCATGAGATCCTCGGGACGGAGGACGGCGTGGGCCGCGCCTTCCCGCTCCGCCACCACCTCAAACCGGAGTGGCTCGCTCTCGAACCAGGCGGCGAACGGGCCCTCGCCGCTGCCGGCTGCCTGGCGGCTGACTTCCCCCCGCAGGACCGTGCCGGTCCCGATGAACCTTGCCACGAACGCCGAATTGGGGAAGCGGAAGACCTCTTCGGGGCGGCCCAGCTGCGCAATGCGGCCTTCCGCCAGCACGGCCACCACGTCGCCGAGGCGGAGCGCCTCGTCGAAGTCGTGGGTCACCTGGAGCGTGGTGACCTGTTCGTGGGTATGAATCGCGCGCAGTTCGCGGCGCAGCAGATGGCGGGTGGCGGGATCGACGGCGGCGAACGGCTCG is a genomic window containing:
- a CDS encoding ABC transporter ATP-binding protein: MIRLDGLSVRVGEFLLQDISFEVPSGGYGLLIGPSGSGKTTLLETVAGHVLPARGRVHLHGEDVTTVTPERRGVGFVYQNYHLFPHLDVRENIRYGLVRGNLPGAQQLERVRELASLLGIEPLLDRSIHGLSGGETQRVALARALAPRPSILLLDEPFAAVDPATRHLLRRELRAIHTHEQVTTLQVTHDFDEALRLGDVVAVLAEGRIAQLGRPEEVFRFPNSAFVARFIGTGTVLRGEVSRQAAGSGEGPFAAWFESEPLRFEVVAEREGAAHAVLRPEDLMLSREPMTGSARNRFPAVVSRVERVGPVSYVHLDAGRPLTAAVTTASAAELGLESGIEVVVTVKATAIHLV